The proteins below are encoded in one region of Paenibacillus albus:
- a CDS encoding MBL fold metallo-hydrolase: MFKIETFTLGPLQTNCYLLTEETGKRAFIVDPGMGPKRLIERIKERGLTIEAIVLTHAHFDHMAGVDDVRRAFGCPVYLHDAEADWLTDARKNGSARWEDVTPPLTTEPAEYALSEGQQLELIGHTFRIMHTPGHSPGSVSLLCGEHLLSGDVLFRQSVGRTDLPGGKERDLYDSIRTKLYKLDPAVRVYPGHGPQTTIGYEMANNPFVPA; this comes from the coding sequence ATGTTCAAGATCGAAACCTTTACGCTTGGTCCATTGCAAACGAACTGCTACCTTCTCACCGAGGAAACGGGCAAGCGTGCTTTTATCGTGGATCCCGGCATGGGACCGAAGCGTCTTATCGAGCGGATCAAAGAACGCGGCTTAACGATTGAGGCGATCGTGCTGACGCATGCGCATTTTGACCATATGGCTGGCGTCGACGATGTCCGCCGCGCATTCGGCTGTCCGGTCTATCTGCATGACGCGGAAGCCGACTGGCTGACGGATGCGCGCAAGAACGGCTCTGCACGCTGGGAGGATGTTACGCCGCCGCTCACGACGGAGCCTGCTGAATATGCGCTCTCCGAAGGGCAGCAATTGGAGCTGATCGGTCATACGTTCCGTATCATGCATACACCTGGTCATTCGCCTGGCAGCGTAAGCTTGCTCTGCGGTGAGCATTTGCTGAGCGGAGATGTTCTGTTCCGTCAGTCGGTTGGACGCACCGATCTTCCCGGCGGCAAGGAACGCGACTTGTACGATTCGATTCGCACGAAGCTCTACAAGCTTGATCCTGCCGTACGTGTCTATCCAGGACATGGACCGCAGACGACAATTGGTTATGAAATGGCAAACAATCCTTTTGTGCCGGCTTAA
- a CDS encoding thioredoxin family protein translates to MAKNVASKLGKGISPQQFIDTMTKNKEAFQDWGNRFEWAKEDDREFFESIANRDDLRCLIIMADWCGDVVRNIPVVFKALELTQMPVDVLIMEEHLDTMDEFLTMGGRSVPVVIIADTGGHVLGLWGPRPAHVQEVMIAFKQANPDREAADYQANISIARQEMGRRYGEGTAYQQVILEELRQLLASV, encoded by the coding sequence ATGGCAAAGAACGTAGCGAGCAAGCTAGGCAAGGGCATTAGCCCGCAGCAATTTATCGATACGATGACAAAGAACAAAGAAGCTTTTCAAGATTGGGGTAACCGCTTCGAGTGGGCCAAAGAAGACGATCGCGAGTTTTTCGAGTCGATCGCGAACCGTGACGATCTTCGCTGCTTGATTATAATGGCGGACTGGTGCGGCGATGTTGTGCGCAATATTCCGGTTGTGTTCAAAGCGCTTGAGCTGACGCAGATGCCGGTTGATGTTCTGATCATGGAAGAGCATCTCGATACGATGGACGAGTTTCTGACGATGGGCGGCCGCTCCGTTCCGGTTGTCATTATCGCTGATACTGGCGGTCACGTGCTTGGCCTGTGGGGTCCGCGTCCGGCGCATGTACAAGAAGTGATGATCGCGTTCAAACAAGCGAATCCGGATCGTGAAGCGGCGGATTACCAAGCGAACATTAGCATTGCCCGTCAAGAAATGGGCCGCCGCTATGGTGAAGGTACGGCGTATCAGCAAGTGATCCTCGAAGAGCTGCGCCAGCTGCTGGCTTCCGTCTAA
- a CDS encoding cupredoxin domain-containing protein: MSNIFVISRKQLWLFFLVVMVMITAAFGLRWNQSRATLAAGQDTRIIQLVTGEFKTKTDDGKELEVYRFDPGTIVVNKGEHVELRITGVNGKSHPFVIQELGVKGEINKGQTTTVHFTADQKGTYPILCLTHTSLANGGPMIGYIVVQ; this comes from the coding sequence ATGTCAAATATTTTTGTCATTAGCAGAAAACAGCTGTGGCTGTTTTTCCTCGTGGTGATGGTCATGATTACGGCCGCTTTCGGGCTGCGATGGAACCAGTCACGGGCTACGCTTGCTGCCGGGCAAGACACGCGCATCATTCAGCTCGTCACGGGCGAATTCAAGACGAAGACCGACGACGGCAAAGAGCTTGAGGTGTATCGCTTCGATCCCGGGACGATTGTCGTGAACAAGGGCGAGCATGTGGAGCTGCGGATTACGGGCGTTAATGGGAAATCGCATCCTTTTGTCATCCAAGAGCTGGGAGTCAAGGGCGAGATCAACAAGGGCCAAACGACGACCGTGCACTTCACGGCGGATCAAAAAGGGACATACCCTATCCTCTGCCTCACGCATACGTCGCTTGCGAACGGCGGACCGATGATTGGGTATATTGTGGTTCAGTAG
- a CDS encoding DedA family protein yields the protein MSLFHEIVDKLLHWIEGLGYFGIMIGLMIEVIPSEIVLGYAGYLVFEGKITYLGAFIFGTVGAVAQQWILYGIGRFAGRPFFEKYGKFIKIKPKHLDIAEQWFLRYGAGIVFTARFVPIMRQVISIPAGMAKMSFGLFTLLTTLASIPWVLLFVYLGKTAGENWQNIDEKAAPYVQPAILIAIAVLVVYVLYKVMKRKGKTI from the coding sequence CTGAGCTTATTTCATGAAATCGTAGACAAGCTGCTGCACTGGATTGAGGGACTTGGCTATTTCGGCATTATGATCGGCCTGATGATTGAGGTCATTCCGAGCGAAATTGTGCTTGGCTACGCCGGTTACTTAGTGTTCGAGGGCAAAATTACATATCTGGGCGCATTCATATTCGGCACTGTCGGCGCGGTAGCGCAGCAATGGATATTGTACGGGATTGGCCGCTTCGCAGGCCGTCCGTTCTTCGAGAAATACGGCAAGTTTATCAAAATCAAACCGAAGCATCTCGACATTGCCGAGCAGTGGTTCCTCCGTTATGGAGCGGGCATCGTGTTTACTGCGAGGTTCGTGCCGATCATGCGACAGGTTATTTCGATTCCGGCGGGGATGGCAAAGATGTCGTTTGGGCTATTCACGCTCCTAACGACGCTTGCGTCGATTCCATGGGTACTTCTCTTCGTTTACTTGGGCAAAACGGCGGGAGAGAACTGGCAGAATATCGACGAGAAGGCGGCGCCATACGTGCAGCCCGCGATTCTGATCGCCATTGCCGTACTCGTCGTTTACGTGCTCTACAAAGTGATGAAGCGCAAGGGCAAAACAATTTAA
- a CDS encoding dehydrogenase, producing MKPAAPKHDSAYPSARKVRRACQNELYRTIKRLGVYIPKEKIELAEKLYLEKVTFNLHFISENASNRKLLSDWWDENVSEGIADLWEVDRAKLCSAFRDAFGG from the coding sequence ATGAAACCCGCTGCCCCGAAGCACGACTCGGCCTATCCAAGCGCCCGCAAAGTCAGGCGTGCCTGCCAAAATGAGCTGTACCGCACCATCAAAAGACTCGGCGTCTATATTCCGAAGGAGAAAATCGAACTTGCCGAGAAGCTCTATCTTGAAAAAGTCACTTTCAATCTCCATTTTATAAGCGAGAATGCCAGCAACCGAAAACTGCTGTCTGACTGGTGGGATGAGAATGTGAGTGAAGGGATCGCCGATCTGTGGGAAGTCGATCGGGCGAAGCTCTGCTCAGCGTTCCGCGATGCTTTTGGCGGATGA